Genomic window (Burkholderia sp. HI2500):
CCTCAAATTCCCACAAGACGAAACAGGGTGTGCGAATGAATCGACTGTGCAAGTCTCTGATGGTGCTTCAGGTTGCAGCAGGGTTCGTAGGTTTCGTAGCGGAGGCAAACGCGGCGGATGCGGCAAAGCCGGATCTCGACCGTGGCAAGGCGATTGCCGGGCAAGTCTGCGCGTCGTGTCACGGCGCCGACGGCAATAGCGCGTCGGGCAGTTTCCCGAAGCTCGCCGGCCAGCATCCCGAATATCTGGTCAAGCAGTTGAACGACTTCAAGACGCAGCCGGGCGCGAAGGGGCCGGTGCGCACCAACGCGGTGATGGTCGGATTCGCGAGCGCGCTGAGCGCGGACGACATGCGCAACGTCGCCGCGTACTACGGGTCGCAGACGACGAAGCTCGGCACCGCACGCGATGCGGCAACCGTACCGATCGGCCAGAAGATCTACCGCGGCGGCATCGCGGAGAAGGGCGTACCCGCCTGCGCGAGCTGCCACGGGCCGACAGGGCAAGGGCTCCCGGTCCAGTACCCGCGTCTGTCGGGGCAATGGGCCGATTACACGGCCGCGCAGTTGACCGCGTTCCAGCAGGGTGCCGGCGCGCGCAACAACAACGAGGCGATGCATCAGATCGCCACGCGGCTGTCGGACAACGAGATCAAGGCCGTCGCGGATTACATCGCGGGCCTGCGTTGAGCGGTCAGCCGCGAATGGAATGACCGGGCGCCCGAAGGGCGGCCGGAGTCAG
Coding sequences:
- a CDS encoding c-type cytochrome, encoding MNRLCKSLMVLQVAAGFVGFVAEANAADAAKPDLDRGKAIAGQVCASCHGADGNSASGSFPKLAGQHPEYLVKQLNDFKTQPGAKGPVRTNAVMVGFASALSADDMRNVAAYYGSQTTKLGTARDAATVPIGQKIYRGGIAEKGVPACASCHGPTGQGLPVQYPRLSGQWADYTAAQLTAFQQGAGARNNNEAMHQIATRLSDNEIKAVADYIAGLR